TCGCCCCGTTGCTGCACGACAAATCGTGGGTCCTTGATGCCAGCCTTGCCGCCCATGCGTTCCAGGTCGCTCTTCCAACTCTTCCCGTAGGGCGGATTGGAGAGCATGAAGTCGAAGGTGCGGCCGGGGAAGGCGTCGTTGGATAGGGTCGAATGCTCTGGTCCGCCCACGATGTTGTCGGCGGCATCGCCCTCGCCCTTGAGCAAAAGGTCGGCTTTGCAGATGGCGTAGGTCTCGGCGTTGATCTCCTGGCCGAAAAGGTGCACCGAGACCTGCTTGCCGCGTTCTTTCGCCAGTTGCAACAGGGTTTCCTCGGCCACCGTGAGCATCCCGCCGGTGCCGCAGGCACCGTCGTAGAGCAGGTACGTGCCGGATTCGATCCTGTCGGCGATCGGCTCGAAGATCAGGCGGGCCATCAGCCTCACGGCGTCACGCGGGGTCCAGTGCTCGCCGGCTTCTTCGTTGTTTTCCTCGTTGAATCGGCGCACCAGTTCCTCGAAAATGGTGCCCATGGCGTGGTTATCGAGGCCGGGCAGCCGGACGGTGCCGTCGCTGCCCCGCACAGGGTAAGGACTCAGGTTGATGGACGGGTCGAGGAACTTCTCGATGAGCGTGCCCAGGGCGTCGGCTTTGGCCAGGCGGGGGATTTGGTTGCGGAACTCAAAGTTGTCGATGATCTCCTGCACGTTGGGCGAGAAGCCATCGAGGTAGGCGCGAAAATCCGCCTCGAGTTGCTGGCGGCTGGCACGCGCCTTGAAGTCGCGTAGCGTGAAGGGAGAGGTGTTGTAGAAGGCTTGACCAGCGGCCTGTCGCAGAGCAGCGTCTTGGTGTACGATCCCCGCTTTGTCGAGCGAAGCTTTCATGTTGATCACGGACTGCTTGGTGGGCTCCAATACCGCATCTAGTCGGCGGATTACGGTCATCGGGAGAATGACATCGCGGTACTTGCCGCGCACGTAGAGGTCGCGCAACACGTCGTCGGCGATGCCCCAAATGAAATTGGTGATCCAGGTCAGTTGGCCGTTTTCCATGTTAAACTTTCCTCCACAAAGGTTGCATGCTTTACTAGTGGCGGCGGCACGCCGTATTTCCAGCGCTTATCCTCCTGTTGTCGCTCCCCGCCCCACTCCTTCATGTTAAAGGACGGATTGGAAGCGTCCGAGAAATATTTCAAAAAGAACAGCCTCAGGATAAACCGAAAGTTTTACGAAACAGCGGGTTTTTAAATGTTCAAACCGTAAAGACGCATACTGCCGCAACTGCCTTTTTTTGTTTTATTCGCCAATCACCGCCATTTTTCCTGCCGAACCCCTCACAGCGTCAATTATCTCTTCTTCCCCATTTTCTCAGCTGGTGTTAGCGCTCGTCACGGGGCAGGCGGCTTCCCTTCGCCCGCATCTTTTCCATTGTTCGAGCTTCTTTTTCTATCGAAATAGTACCCGATATGCCAGCAAGTTCTCATGCCGCTCGTGTTGAGCGGCATGAGAAAAAGGCCGCAAACCTCATTTAAAAACCACTACCTCGAAGGCTTGTCCACTGTTTCTTGGGTAGACACGACCCTGTGCGGCGCCGTCCCATCGATAATTGCCGCACCTACGGCTGGCACCGCAATGGCGTCCAGTGAATCATTATCTGAGGAGCAATAAAAGAACTCCACATCATAGCCCCTGTCCACCAAGTCCAAGCCGGTATTTTTCATAAACGTGGACTTCCCTGTTCCCGGACCTCCTTTAATAATGAACACTCTTTTTGCTTCCGGTCCTATAATGTGTTCAAAAAATGAAAAAAACCCCTCCGATGTGTTGTTGCCGGGGAATGCCCTTCTGACCCTGCCTTTTCTCAACTCCCGCCATCTCCTTTCGATGTTCAAAGAAGTTAAATCAATTCTTAATACCAGATTATGCGGAATAAACCTTTCTAGTTACATAAAACAAGGCAATTGAAAGGCGGGAACAAAATAAAAACAGCTCTTCACAATTATGAGCTGCTGATCGTCCGGTTCATTTGTTCCGGTTTACAGCCTGGACTGCCTGCGAAGTATCCTCATGAGAGCCAAAACAACCTCATGGTCGTAACCAGGCCTGTACAGTTCCTTGATAATATCCTGCATTTTCAAGGGAGGACGATAAGGACGCTGCGTGCTCATGGCGTCAAACACGTCGGCAACAGCCACAATCCTGGCAGGGATAGATATCTCGTCACCCTTCAAGTTATATGGGTACCCCGAACCGTTGAGCCTCTCGTGGTGGAGGCTGATCCCTTCGAAAACCTGTGCAGGCAGATCAGACCAGTTAATATTAATAAACCTTGTTCCCAGCTGGGGATGGTAACAAATCATATAACGTTCCTTTTCGGCAAGTTTTCCCGGATAATTAATCATCTCCGGCATGAACACCTTTCCGACGTCGTGCAGCAGGCCGGATAAAGCAACATAAGAAACCTCCGGTTTTTTAAAACCCAGTTCTAGGGCAATGAGCTCGCACAGTTTTCCGACTCGAATGCTGTGTTCCCAAGTGCCGGAGTCGCACTTTTTCATTATTTCCTGCAGAAAATTCCTTAATAACTGCTCCTGCATATTTCGGCTCAGCATAACTCCCTCCACCGTTCTGCATTCCATATCTAGTGTATGATTAAGGAACACTCACTAAATATATTACTATATATTGTCACTTTTTGCAAACTATTAGGGAAAAAATCCTTTATGCAAAAGGAATTTTGTAAGCTTTTCAGGTTTTTTGATTCAGTTTTTAGTTTTTTTGATGTAAAATTATGAATATGATTTCCATGACAAACCTTTTAGTTGGAGGGATAACAATGTCTGTAGAAAAACTAATACGGATAAAAGACCGTGTTAATTTCAACCTGCCGGTGCCCAGGCTTATCGAACTTTCCTTGGCATGCAAAGAAGGGAAACTTACGGATACCGGAGCTCTCAGCGTAAACACTGGAAAATACACAGGTCGCTCACCAGGAGACAAATTTTTTGTGGAAGAACCAACCAGCATTAGCGAAATCAACTGGGGCCCTGTCAACCAGCCCCTGCCGGAACATTGTTTCCGAAAACTCTATCAGGATGTTGTTTCCTACCTTGAAAACAAAGAGCTTTTTGTCTTTGATGGGTTTGCGGGTTCCGACCCCCGCTGCCGGCTTCGCATACGTGTTATCAATGAACTGGCCTGGCAAAATCTTTTCATCCGCCAGCTCCTTATCCGCCCTTCCGCCAGCGAACAGGCCTCTTTCCGGGCCGATTACCACATAATTTGCGCTCCCGGTTTCAAAACAGACCCTGCCGTACACGGCACCAATTCCGAAGCGGTTATCTGCTTCAACCTTCAAGAAAAAATCATAATTATTGCTGCCACTTCTTATGCAGGTGAAATTAAAAAATCCGTGTTTACCCTCATCAATTACATCCTGCCTAAAATGAATATCCTTTCCATGCACTGTTCGGCCAATATTGGAAATAACGAAGACGTCGCCCTGTTTTTCGGCCTCTCCGGCACGGGAAAAACCTCCCTTTCCGCCGACCCCGGCAGACGGCTGATCGGGGACGATGAACACGCCTGGTCCAGGCATGGCATTTTTAATATTGAAGGCGGCTGCTATGCCAAGTGCATCGGTTTAAACGCCGCCGACGAACCGCAAATTTGGAATGCCATTCGCTTCGGAACGGTACTGGAAAACGTTGTTGTTGACGAAACATCCCGCACAGCCGATTACAGCTCCAGGGTAATCACTGAAAACACACGGGCAGGATACCCCATTGAATACATCCCGGACCCCGTTATCCCGGGAATAGCCGGTCATCCGCAGACAATTTTTTTCCTTACCGCCGACGCTTTCGGTATTTTACCGCCAATTGCCCGGCTTAACAGGGAACAGGCCATGTACCATTTTCTCTCCGGTTACACAAGCAAACTGGCGGGAACCGAACGGGGGATTGAGGAACCACAGGCAACCTTTTCCGAATGTTTCGGGGCTCCTTTCCTTCCTCTCTCCCCTGTAGTTTATGCCAATCTCCTCGGTAAAAAACTCGCCGAGCACAAAACAAGGGTATTCTTGGTCAACACCGGCTGGACCGGCGGTCCTTACGGGGTCGGCCAGCGTTTCAGAATAGCTCACACACGGGCTATTGTTAAGGCCGCGCTGGAAGGGGTTCTTGATAGCGTCCCTTACCGGAAGGACCCGGTTTTTGGTTTCGAAGTGCCGCAGGTCTGCCCCGGCGTGCCCGAACAAATCCTCACACCTAAACACACCTGGCCCCAGCCATCCGAATACGATGCAAAGGCCCGTGAACTTGCCGCCCGCTTTATCAATAATTTCAAGAAATTCAAGGACATCCCGGAAAATATCCTCGCCGCCTCACCTGTTGTTGTTTGACCTTCCTCGCTTCTTTCCGGAACCGCGGAACACAAACCGCGGAACTGCGCCTTGACATAAACTATTGCCCGTGTTAATATATAACTTGCTCGATTTTCTAACAAAGGAGCGGAAGTGCTGGAATTGGCAGACAGGCACGTTTGAGGGGCGTGTGTCGAAAGGCGTGCGGGTTCAAGTCCCGCCTTCCGCACCAAATTCCTTGTATTATCAAGCTTTGTGGGTTTTCGATTAGGAAAACGCGCAAGGCTTTTTTTCATGTTGAGGTTTGTATAATGAAATGGGAAGCAATTCCTGGCTATAGAGTATATTACAGCTTCACTGAAAACGGCCAAAACAAAACTGCTGCATCAATACCTCAGCAGTTTCGTACGGCGTATGGTTACAAGTTCTATCTTTTTAGTATAAAAACAAGGCTGACGAGGTTTCTCGAAATAATTACTCCCCAATTATTTTTACCAGGACCCTTTTCCTCCGCCTACCGTCAAATTCCCCGTAAAAAATTTGCTCCCAGGGGCCGAAATCAAGCCGCCCGCCTGTTACAGCCACCACGACCTCCCGGCCCATGACCGAACGTTTGAGGTGCGCATCGGCATTGTCTTCATACCCGTTGTGGCGGTACTGGGAATGAGGTTTTTCCGGAGCCAGCTTCTCCAGCCATTCCTCGAAATCCTGGTGAAGGCCGGTTTCATCATCGTTTATAAAAACGCTGGCCGTGATATGCATGGCGTTGCAGAGCAGCAGGCCTTCCCGGATACCGCTTTCCTTCAAGCATTTTTCAACCAGGGGCGTGATATTCAGGAATTCCCGCCTTTTTTTTGTTTCAAACCACAGTTCTTTGCGGTAGTGTTTCACAAAAACAACCTCCCTTTTCATAACCATATCTGCGTAGCAATGACCGCCAAAGTTGAACAAAAAAAGCCTGAGGCAATGCGCTGAACGGCAGCCTCAGGCTTTTAGTTGCCTTAATAATCCATGGGCGGCATAGGCGGCATGTTTTCTTTTTTGGGTATATCCGTGATCATGACATCGGTGGTCAGGAGTAAAGCCGCGATGCTTGCTGCGTTTTGCAGCGCGCTGCGGGTAACTTTGGTCGGGTCCACAATACCCTTTTCCATCAAGTTAACATATTCGCCGGTAGCGGCATCGAAACCATGTCCACCGGGAAGGCCTTTCACCTTCTCCACCACCACTGAGCCTTCCATCCCGGCATTGGAAGCGATTAGACGCAAAGGTTCCTCCAGGGCCCTCTTTACGATCTGGACGCCCAGGGTCTCGTCCCCCTGCAGATTAAGGCTGTCAAGTGCTTTGGAAGCCATTAACAGAGCAGCGCCGCCGCCCGGCAAGATACCTTCAGCTACGGCCGCGCGGGTGGAGTTAAGTGCATCCTCCACGCGCATTTTTTTCTCTTTGGCTTCAGTTTCAGTGGCAGCCCCAACTTCCAGCACAGCGACTCCGCCCGACAATTTAGCCAGTCGTTCTTCCAGCTTCTCGCGGTCATAGTCGGATTTTGTCTCTTCTTTTTCTTTGCGGATTTGGGCTATCCTTCCTTTGATAGCATCCGGATCGCCAGCTCCGTCGATGATTGTGGTGTTTTCCTTCTCTACTTTGACCATCCTGGCCTTGCCGAGTTGAGCCAGTTTCACGTTCTCCAGCTTGTAGCCAACTTCTTCGGAAATCACCTGCCCGCCGGTGAGAACGGCAATATCGGCAAGCATGGCTTTGCGGCGGTCACCGAAACCCGGAGCTTTCACCGCGACGCACTTTAAGGTGCCGCGCAGCTTGTTCACGACAACTGTGGCCAGGGCTTCTCCTTCCATGTCTTCGGCAATAATCAAAAGCGGCTTGCCTTCCCGGATCACTTCCTCTAAAATTGGCAGGAGCTCCCTGATGTTGCTGATCTTTTTATCACAGATAAGGATGTATGATTCTTCCAGGACAGCTTCCATCCGCTCGGTGCTGGTCACCATATACGGAGAAATATAGCCCCTGTCAAACTGCATTCCTTCCACAACTTTCAGATTGATACCCATGGTCTTGCCCTCTTCCACGGTGATGACCCCTTCGCGGCCCACTTTTTCCATGGCATCGGCAATAATGCTGCCGATTTCAGGGTCATTGGCGGAAATGGTGGCTACCTGGGAAATTTGAGACCTGTTTTCCACTGGTTTGCTTATGCGGTGAAGCTCATCCACAAGAGCGTTTACAGCCGTTTCAATTCCTTTTTTAAGAAAAACCGGGTTGGCTCCTGCTGCAACGTTTTTCAGTCCTTCCTTAATAATTGCCTGGGCGAGCACCACCGCTGTGGTGGTTCCGTCGCCGGCAACGTCATTGGTCTTGCTGGCTACTTCTTTCACCAGCTGGGCTCCCATGTTTTCATTGGGATCCTCGAGCTCGATTTCCTTGGCAATGGTTACACCATCATTTGTTACTGTCGGGGAACCGAACTTTTTAGCAAGCACCACATTACGTCCTTTGGGCCCCAATGTAACTTTCACGGCATTGGCCAGTGTGTCCACGCCCTTTTCAAAAGCCCTCCGGGCCTCTTCCGAATAAATCAAAGCTTTCGCCATCGATTTGTTCCTCCTTTCATTTCACCGTATAGCAAGATACTCTAAATCATCAAAGTGGTTAAATAAGGACGGCCAGGACCTCGCTTTCTTTCATTATATAATACTTTTTCCCGTCCAGCTTGATTTCTGTGCCGGCATATGTGGAGAAAATTACACGATCTCCCGTTTTAATCTCCATGGGAATACGCTGGCCCTTGTCGTTAACCGCTCCCGGTCCAACAGCCAGGACTTTTCCTTCCTGGGGTTTTTCCTTTGCCGTATCCGGGATAATGACCCCGCCAGGACTGACAGTGTCTTTTTCCAGGGGCTCAACTAAAATCCTGTCAGCAAGTGGTTTAACATTCATCAGTATTCACCTCCCGTTGGTTTTGTTAGCACTCTATCGTAGTGAGTGCTAATATCTAATTGCATTATATTTACCGCGCAGTACTGCATTCAAGGGATAAAAATTTGAAAAATGCCGTGGGGTGCTAAATTAATCATGATTATCGCAAACTAGCTTATAATATCTTATCCGGACGCATGCTTTCTCGCTTATGCAGGGAAATTTTAACTCCTATTATTATTTATTTCCCAGTAAATTGACAATTATGCCTTAAAAACTTACGATCGGATTTCAACATCTAAAAAAATACTTTCGGTGGCAGTTTCCTCAATTGCCTTTTGGTTGTCTTTAATAATGCCGACAAAAACATCAACTATCAACGGATCGAACATTTTACCTTTCTCCTTATAAATAATATCAATTGCTTCTTTATGCGTTACAGCCTGGCGATAAACTCTTTCTGAAATTAAAGCCTCGTATACGTCGGCAACACACAAGATTCTCGACGCCAAGGGTATTTCATTACCCTGTTTGCCGTATGGATAACCTTTGCCGTCATATCTTTCATGGTGATAAAGAATATATTCCGCCACATTTGAAAGGAATTTAATATTTTTCAGAGCATTATATCCTATCACCGGGTGCATCTTAATTATTTCAAATTCATCATCCGAGAGCTTGCCAGGTTTTTGCAATATTGCTTCCGGGATACCGATCTTTCCGATATCATGCAATATAGCTGAAATGGAAATGTCTCGAATAACTTCACTTGATAGATTCATTTTTCGGCCGATTGTTGTAGCAATATTACAAACACGCATGCTGTGGGAACCCGTGTAATTATCACGACTCTCAATAAGTTTTGACATCGAAATTACTGTTTGTAAATATGTATCATGTTTTTCCTTTTCTAGCTCCATCTTCATTGTCATATCCAGTGTAATTTCCAGCGCGTATTTTATTGATCCTTTGTTATCAAATATTGGTATGGCCGTTTGCTCAACATAAAGTTCCATTTCTTTTGAAACGCTTATCTTTTTGTTTCCTTTATGGATTTCTCGAGTTTGAAATGTTTTTTTTACAAGACAATCCGAACATATGTATTCTGACCCAAAAACTTCATAACACTTTTTCCCGATTAATTTAGAAGGTTTTGCCCCTACCAGCCTTCCTGCTTTTTCATTTATCATTAGAATATCAAATCTCGGCGATACGGCAACTAGAAAGCAAGGCACATTTGAAAATAGGTTTTTGAGCAAAACATCTTTCTCTCGAACATGATTTTTTTCATAAAAATAATCAAAAACAATATATATAATTAGCAATAAACACAATAAATAAAACCACCTTACTGCAATTAATCCCGTTAAGTCAAATCTTTTGTTATAAACTGTTGATAAATAAATAAAAATAATGGCCATGATAAGAAATGCTAAACGTTTCATGAATAAGTAGTCTCCTAACTGCGTTTTTTTATTATATAATTATATTTAATTTTAGTCTATTGGTCCTATATTTTCTGCCGCTTACGTCCTAATTCGCCATTGCAGTAATAATTCCTGCCTCTTAAAAAAATTCATATACCGTAAACACTGTTAGTATTTTCTTCTTTTGGTCCTTGAAAAGGAGTTAAAATGTGTTAAGATATTCTCATTGGTTCAGTGAGTAATACTCTTCCAATTTACAAGAGCGGTAATCGTGTTTATGATGAAGGAGAAAATGTATTATGCGTCCAACAATAAAAATTTCTGGCCAGTCGCTATCCGTGCCAGGATTGATGAATCTTCTGGTTGTATACCTTGTCTGGAGCAGTACATACCTGGCTATTCGAATAGCCGTGAGGCCAGGCAGCGGCTTTACGCCTTTTGCTCTGGGAGCATCGAGAATGTTAATTGCCGGCCTGATCCTCCTGGGGTTAGCCTATTGGAAAAAGCAAAGGATCATTCCTACCGCAGCCGAACTATCCCGGCTAGCCGCATCCGG
This portion of the Peptococcaceae bacterium genome encodes:
- a CDS encoding ATPase — protein: MRKGRVRRAFPGNNTSEGFFSFFEHIIGPEAKRVFIIKGGPGTGKSTFMKNTGLDLVDRGYDVEFFYCSSDNDSLDAIAVPAVGAAIIDGTAPHRVVSTQETVDKPSR
- a CDS encoding HD domain-containing protein, with the protein product MLSRNMQEQLLRNFLQEIMKKCDSGTWEHSIRVGKLCELIALELGFKKPEVSYVALSGLLHDVGKVFMPEMINYPGKLAEKERYMICYHPQLGTRFININWSDLPAQVFEGISLHHERLNGSGYPYNLKGDEISIPARIVAVADVFDAMSTQRPYRPPLKMQDIIKELYRPGYDHEVVLALMRILRRQSRL
- the pckA gene encoding phosphoenolpyruvate carboxykinase (ATP), with the protein product MSVEKLIRIKDRVNFNLPVPRLIELSLACKEGKLTDTGALSVNTGKYTGRSPGDKFFVEEPTSISEINWGPVNQPLPEHCFRKLYQDVVSYLENKELFVFDGFAGSDPRCRLRIRVINELAWQNLFIRQLLIRPSASEQASFRADYHIICAPGFKTDPAVHGTNSEAVICFNLQEKIIIIAATSYAGEIKKSVFTLINYILPKMNILSMHCSANIGNNEDVALFFGLSGTGKTSLSADPGRRLIGDDEHAWSRHGIFNIEGGCYAKCIGLNAADEPQIWNAIRFGTVLENVVVDETSRTADYSSRVITENTRAGYPIEYIPDPVIPGIAGHPQTIFFLTADAFGILPPIARLNREQAMYHFLSGYTSKLAGTERGIEEPQATFSECFGAPFLPLSPVVYANLLGKKLAEHKTRVFLVNTGWTGGPYGVGQRFRIAHTRAIVKAALEGVLDSVPYRKDPVFGFEVPQVCPGVPEQILTPKHTWPQPSEYDAKARELAARFINNFKKFKDIPENILAASPVVV
- a CDS encoding secondary thiamine-phosphate synthase enzyme YjbQ, giving the protein MKHYRKELWFETKKRREFLNITPLVEKCLKESGIREGLLLCNAMHITASVFINDDETGLHQDFEEWLEKLAPEKPHSQYRHNGYEDNADAHLKRSVMGREVVVAVTGGRLDFGPWEQIFYGEFDGRRRKRVLVKIIGE
- the groL gene encoding chaperonin GroEL (60 kDa chaperone family; promotes refolding of misfolded polypeptides especially under stressful conditions; forms two stacked rings of heptamers to form a barrel-shaped 14mer; ends can be capped by GroES; misfolded proteins enter the barrel where they are refolded when GroES binds), translating into MAKALIYSEEARRAFEKGVDTLANAVKVTLGPKGRNVVLAKKFGSPTVTNDGVTIAKEIELEDPNENMGAQLVKEVASKTNDVAGDGTTTAVVLAQAIIKEGLKNVAAGANPVFLKKGIETAVNALVDELHRISKPVENRSQISQVATISANDPEIGSIIADAMEKVGREGVITVEEGKTMGINLKVVEGMQFDRGYISPYMVTSTERMEAVLEESYILICDKKISNIRELLPILEEVIREGKPLLIIAEDMEGEALATVVVNKLRGTLKCVAVKAPGFGDRRKAMLADIAVLTGGQVISEEVGYKLENVKLAQLGKARMVKVEKENTTIIDGAGDPDAIKGRIAQIRKEKEETKSDYDREKLEERLAKLSGGVAVLEVGAATETEAKEKKMRVEDALNSTRAAVAEGILPGGGAALLMASKALDSLNLQGDETLGVQIVKRALEEPLRLIASNAGMEGSVVVEKVKGLPGGHGFDAATGEYVNLMEKGIVDPTKVTRSALQNAASIAALLLTTDVMITDIPKKENMPPMPPMDY
- the groES gene encoding co-chaperone GroES codes for the protein MNVKPLADRILVEPLEKDTVSPGGVIIPDTAKEKPQEGKVLAVGPGAVNDKGQRIPMEIKTGDRVIFSTYAGTEIKLDGKKYYIMKESEVLAVLI
- a CDS encoding HD domain-containing protein; the protein is MKRLAFLIMAIIFIYLSTVYNKRFDLTGLIAVRWFYLLCLLLIIYIVFDYFYEKNHVREKDVLLKNLFSNVPCFLVAVSPRFDILMINEKAGRLVGAKPSKLIGKKCYEVFGSEYICSDCLVKKTFQTREIHKGNKKISVSKEMELYVEQTAIPIFDNKGSIKYALEITLDMTMKMELEKEKHDTYLQTVISMSKLIESRDNYTGSHSMRVCNIATTIGRKMNLSSEVIRDISISAILHDIGKIGIPEAILQKPGKLSDDEFEIIKMHPVIGYNALKNIKFLSNVAEYILYHHERYDGKGYPYGKQGNEIPLASRILCVADVYEALISERVYRQAVTHKEAIDIIYKEKGKMFDPLIVDVFVGIIKDNQKAIEETATESIFLDVEIRS